One Stegostoma tigrinum isolate sSteTig4 unplaced genomic scaffold, sSteTig4.hap1 scaffold_64, whole genome shotgun sequence genomic window carries:
- the LOC132209065 gene encoding uncharacterized protein LOC132209065 isoform X1, giving the protein MSRRQLEMKRSREVRRPGGGVQEEDLCWKRVKGSVEGGLGSRLKKSAWRRRRRKNCSMSNRDWCWLICGCRGTKVSPLLRTDRSSSVSGRSGETVNMWQGSVWLSPLGLLAVEAVGGAMRSSAVGGVLSAVGGSGWAAAAAVRVVCEVLSLEVEVVSAAAVPEVVWPAEADVTSSVGSPAVSSCSMAAGQWICWSCTQRNASLINTN; this is encoded by the exons atgtctcgacggcagttggagatgaagaggtcgagggaggttaggaggcctgggggtggtgtccaggaggaggacttgtgttggaagagggtgaaggggtcagtggagggagggttaggctcccggttgaaaaagtcggcgtggaggcgaagacggcggaaaaactgctctatgtccaatcgtgactggtgtTGGTTGAtttgtggttgtagggggacaaaggtgagccccttactaaggactgaccgttcgtcctcagtcagtgggaggtctggggagacggtgaacatgtggcagggctcagtgtggctgtctcctctggggttgctggctgtggaggctgtgggcggagcgatgaggtcgtcggccgtgggcggggttctgtcggcggttggaggatcggggtgggcggcagcagctgcggtgagggtggtgtgtgaggtgttgtccctggaagtggaggtggtgagtgcagcagcggttccggaagtggtgtggccggcagaggcggatgtgacgtcatcggtggggtctccggccgtgtcttcatgttcaatggcggcggggcag tggatctgttggagttgcacacagcgcaACGCGTCtttgatcaacacaaattga